One segment of Streptomyces roseifaciens DNA contains the following:
- a CDS encoding TldD/PmbA family protein gives MPHEIDESFLALPLRQLADAALARARALGADHADFRLERVRSASWRLRDARPAGTSDTTDLGYAVRVVHGGSWGFAAGVELTMDAAARVAGQAVAMARLSAKVIAAAGSDERVELADEPVHADRTWVSSYEINPFDVPDAEKGELLADWSSRLLAADGVAHADASLLTVQENKFYADSAGTTTTQQRVRLHPQLTAVAVDPATGGFDAMRTIAPPAGRGWEYLTGTGWDWDAELAEIPALLAEKMRAPSVEAGSYDLVVDPSNLWLTIHESIGHATELDRALGYEAAYAGTSFATFDRLGSLKYGSELMNVTGDRTAEHGLATTGYDDEGVEAQSWDLVKDGILVGYQLDRRIAKLTGFERSNGCAFADSPSHVPVQRMANVSLQPAPGGPSTEEMISGVERGIYVVGDRSWSIDMQRYNFQFTGQRFYRIENGRLAGQLRDVAYQATTTDFWGSMTAVGGPQTYVLGGAFNCGKAQPGQVAAVSHGCPSALFENVNILNTTEEAGQ, from the coding sequence GTGCCACATGAAATCGACGAGTCGTTCCTCGCGCTGCCGCTGCGGCAACTCGCCGACGCGGCCCTCGCGCGCGCCCGCGCGCTGGGGGCCGACCACGCGGACTTCCGCCTGGAGCGGGTGCGCAGCGCCTCCTGGCGGCTGAGGGACGCCCGGCCGGCCGGCACCTCCGACACCACCGACCTGGGGTATGCGGTGCGGGTGGTGCACGGCGGGAGCTGGGGCTTCGCGGCGGGCGTCGAGCTGACGATGGACGCGGCGGCCCGGGTGGCGGGGCAGGCCGTGGCGATGGCGCGGCTGTCGGCGAAGGTGATCGCGGCGGCCGGCTCGGACGAGAGGGTGGAGCTGGCGGACGAGCCGGTGCACGCCGACCGGACCTGGGTGTCGTCCTACGAGATCAACCCCTTCGACGTGCCGGACGCGGAGAAGGGCGAGCTGCTCGCGGACTGGAGCTCGCGGCTGCTGGCGGCGGACGGGGTGGCGCACGCGGACGCCTCGCTGCTGACCGTCCAGGAGAACAAGTTCTACGCCGACTCGGCGGGCACGACCACCACCCAGCAGCGCGTCCGGCTGCACCCGCAGCTGACGGCGGTCGCGGTCGACCCCGCCACCGGCGGCTTCGACGCGATGCGCACCATCGCGCCCCCGGCCGGCCGCGGCTGGGAGTACCTGACGGGCACCGGCTGGGACTGGGACGCCGAGCTGGCGGAGATCCCCGCGCTGCTGGCCGAGAAGATGCGCGCCCCGAGCGTCGAGGCGGGCTCGTACGACCTGGTGGTCGACCCGTCCAACCTGTGGCTGACGATCCACGAGTCGATCGGCCACGCCACCGAGCTGGACCGCGCGCTGGGCTACGAGGCCGCGTACGCGGGCACGTCCTTCGCGACCTTCGACCGGCTGGGCTCGCTGAAGTACGGCTCGGAGCTGATGAACGTCACCGGCGACCGGACCGCCGAGCACGGGCTCGCGACCACCGGCTACGACGACGAGGGCGTCGAGGCCCAGTCCTGGGACCTCGTCAAGGACGGCATCCTGGTCGGCTACCAGCTGGACCGCCGCATCGCGAAGCTGACCGGCTTCGAACGCTCCAACGGCTGCGCGTTCGCCGACTCCCCCTCCCACGTGCCGGTCCAGCGGATGGCCAACGTCTCCCTGCAGCCGGCGCCCGGCGGGCCGTCGACCGAGGAGATGATCTCCGGCGTCGAGCGCGGGATCTACGTGGTCGGCGACCGCTCATGGTCGATCGACATGCAGAGGTACAACTTTCAATTCACAGGACAGCGGTTCTATCGCATCGAGAACGGCCGGCTGGCGGGGCAGCTGCGGGACGTGGCCTACCAGGCCACGACCACGGACTTCTGGGGCTCGATGACGGCCGTCGGCGGGCCGCAGACGTATGTCCTGGGCGGCGCGTTCAACTGCGGGAAGGCCCAGCCCGGGCAGGTCGCGGCCGTATCCCACGGCTGCCCCTCGGCCCTCTTCGAGAACGTCAACATCTTGAACACCACCGAGGAGGCGGGTCAGTGA
- a CDS encoding metallopeptidase TldD-related protein, whose protein sequence is MSPRNQPHEIVERALELSRADGCMVIAGERSTANLRWARNALTTNGVTRGRTVTVIATVDGAEGTASGVVSRSAVTTAELEPLVRAAEAAAREAGPAEDAQPLVSGVPHSPDFTAPPAETSSAVFDGFAPALGESFAGARAQGRELYGFALHEVSSYYLGTSTGLRLRHDQPTGSLELNAKSPDGTRSAWAGRATRDFTDVDPQALDAELAQRLAWAERKIELPAGRYETLLPPSAVADLLVYQMWSAAARDAAEGRTVFSKTGGGTRVGEKLSPLPLTLRSDPHAAGLECAPFVLTTSSGDDASVFDNGLPLGPTDWIRDGVLEHLVTTRHSAGLTDLPVTPLVDNLILDAGGTGTLDEMVAATERGLLLTCLWYIREVDPASLLLTGLTRDGVYLVENGEVVGEVNNFRFNESPVSVLSRATEAGRTEPTLPREWGDYFTRAAMPALRVPDFNMSSVSRGV, encoded by the coding sequence GTGAGCCCTCGTAACCAGCCGCACGAGATCGTCGAGCGCGCCCTGGAGCTGTCCCGTGCCGACGGCTGCATGGTCATCGCCGGCGAGCGCTCCACCGCCAACCTCCGCTGGGCACGCAACGCGCTCACCACCAACGGCGTCACCCGCGGCCGTACCGTCACGGTGATCGCCACGGTGGACGGCGCCGAGGGCACCGCCTCGGGCGTCGTCTCGCGGTCGGCCGTCACGACCGCTGAGCTGGAGCCGCTGGTGCGGGCCGCCGAGGCCGCCGCGCGCGAGGCCGGGCCGGCCGAGGACGCCCAGCCGCTGGTGTCGGGCGTCCCGCACTCCCCCGACTTCACGGCCCCGCCCGCCGAGACCTCATCCGCGGTCTTCGACGGCTTCGCTCCCGCGCTCGGCGAGTCCTTCGCCGGTGCCCGGGCGCAGGGCCGCGAGCTGTACGGCTTCGCCCTCCACGAGGTCTCCTCGTACTACCTCGGCACGTCCACCGGGCTGCGGCTGCGCCACGACCAGCCGACCGGGTCCCTGGAGCTCAACGCCAAGTCGCCGGACGGCACCCGTTCCGCGTGGGCGGGCCGGGCCACGCGCGACTTCACCGACGTCGACCCGCAGGCCCTGGACGCCGAGCTGGCGCAGCGCCTCGCGTGGGCCGAGCGGAAGATCGAGCTGCCGGCCGGGCGGTACGAGACGCTGCTGCCGCCGAGCGCCGTCGCCGACCTGCTCGTCTACCAGATGTGGTCGGCGGCCGCCCGTGACGCCGCCGAGGGCCGGACGGTCTTCTCGAAGACCGGCGGCGGCACCCGGGTCGGCGAGAAGCTGTCCCCGCTGCCGCTGACGCTGCGCAGCGACCCGCACGCCGCGGGCCTGGAGTGCGCGCCGTTCGTGCTCACGACCAGCTCGGGGGACGACGCGTCGGTCTTCGACAACGGCCTGCCGCTCGGCCCGACGGACTGGATCCGCGACGGCGTGCTGGAGCACCTGGTCACGACGCGGCACAGCGCCGGGCTCACGGACCTGCCGGTCACCCCGCTCGTGGACAACCTCATCCTGGACGCGGGGGGCACCGGCACGCTCGACGAGATGGTCGCGGCCACCGAGCGCGGCCTGCTGCTGACCTGCCTGTGGTACATCCGCGAGGTGGACCCGGCGTCGCTGCTGCTGACGGGGCTGACCCGGGACGGCGTCTATCTCGTGGAGAACGGCGAGGTCGTCGGCGAGGTCAACAACTTCCGCTTCAACGAGTCCCCGGTGTCGGTGCTCTCGCGCGCCACCGAGGCGGGCCGCACCGAGCCGACGCTGCCGCGCGAGTGGGGCGACTACTTCACCCGGGCCGCGATGCCCGCCCTGCGCGTGCCGGACTTCAACATGAGCTCCGTCAGCCGGGGCGTGTGA